Proteins encoded together in one Aminipila butyrica window:
- a CDS encoding SIR2 family protein yields MKKTVIFLGAGASKADGAPLQRELFCSYFQACEDEGFNRRYPLKHSKVKGLVDRYFKNFFAFEEDFNYRQAVFPTFEEALGILDLAIERNEKYRSDLGNLYKYRTALIFAMAQAIQYKIEARQNGMQGESHAKLIENLEEVISQGDITFISTNYDIILDNVLGRKFDVDYGFYHLDRGDAAEKSVKLLKIHGSLNWKYCPVCKCIDAKIDPQGTLSIVDNPGAVTCGQCRGEAQYIIVPPTYYKDMGNVYLTNIWNNAEKVLREADHIVFSGYSLPSADMHIKYLLKRAELNRAKENPFKATVINYFPDKINGAIQKEEHRYHRFFKHSSQIRYIREMSFQEFSKDPFQVLE; encoded by the coding sequence ATGAAAAAGACAGTCATATTTTTAGGAGCAGGAGCCTCTAAGGCGGACGGTGCGCCTTTGCAGCGGGAATTGTTCTGTTCTTACTTTCAGGCGTGTGAAGATGAAGGATTTAATCGGAGATATCCACTAAAACACAGTAAAGTTAAGGGATTGGTGGATCGATATTTTAAGAATTTTTTTGCCTTTGAAGAAGATTTTAATTATCGGCAGGCTGTGTTCCCCACCTTTGAAGAGGCACTGGGTATTTTGGATTTAGCCATTGAACGCAATGAGAAGTACCGCAGTGATTTAGGCAATCTTTATAAGTATCGGACGGCATTGATTTTTGCCATGGCGCAGGCAATTCAATATAAGATTGAGGCTCGGCAGAACGGCATGCAGGGAGAGAGCCACGCCAAGCTTATTGAGAACCTGGAGGAGGTCATATCTCAGGGGGACATTACTTTTATTTCTACCAATTATGATATCATTTTGGACAATGTGTTGGGGCGAAAATTTGATGTGGATTATGGCTTTTATCATCTGGATCGCGGGGATGCAGCAGAGAAGAGTGTAAAACTCTTAAAAATCCATGGGTCTTTGAACTGGAAATATTGTCCGGTTTGCAAGTGTATCGACGCGAAGATAGACCCGCAAGGAACGCTGTCTATCGTGGATAATCCGGGAGCGGTGACTTGTGGTCAATGCCGCGGCGAGGCCCAATATATCATTGTTCCCCCTACCTATTACAAGGACATGGGCAATGTGTACCTGACCAATATTTGGAATAATGCGGAAAAGGTCCTGCGGGAAGCAGATCACATTGTATTTTCAGGCTATTCCCTGCCCAGCGCTGACATGCACATCAAATACCTGTTGAAGCGGGCTGAACTGAACCGGGCCAAGGAAAACCCGTTTAAGGCAACGGTAATCAACTATTTTCCGGATAAAATCAATGGAGCGATTCAAAAGGAAGAACATCGTTACCACCGATTTTTTAAGCACAGC